One Natator depressus isolate rNatDep1 chromosome 13, rNatDep2.hap1, whole genome shotgun sequence genomic region harbors:
- the CYP24A1 gene encoding 1,25-dihydroxyvitamin D(3) 24-hydroxylase, mitochondrial, giving the protein MSSPLKRAPLLRSFLTLGDASAQQQHPQQPRLPTSSACAFHPKAEEVAPSVPAPHCRGHPLSALPGPTNWPLLGSLPDVLWKGGLKKQHETLADYHRKFGKIFRMKLGAFDSVHIGAPCLLEALYRKESAHPQRLEIKPWKAYRDYRDEGYGLLILEGKDWQRVRSAFQKKLMKPTEIVKLDATVNEVLVDFMHRIDDLCNHNGEIENIYSEFNKWSFESICLVLYGKRFGLLQQDVGEEGLNFIKAVKTMMGTFGMMMVTPVELHKSLNTKVWQAHTNAWDNIFKTAKCSIDSRLEKYSANPSEDFLCDIYFGSQLSKKELYAAITEFQIAGVETTANSLLWALYNISRNPHIQQKLFQEIQSAVSANESPNAEDLKKMPYLKACLKESMRITPSVPFTTRTLDKETMLGDYVLPEGTVLMLNSHALGSNEEYFRDWTTFKPERWLEKNIINPFAHIPFGIGRRMCVGRRLAELQLHLALCWLVRKYQIVATDNKAVETLHSGILIPSRELPIAFRRR; this is encoded by the exons GCGCAGCAGCAGCATCCTCAGCAACCCAGGCTGCCCACGTCCTCCGCCTGCGCCTTCCACCCTAAGGCGGAGGAGGTGGCGCCGAGCGTGCCGGCTCCTCACTGCAGGGGGCACCCCCTCTCCGCCCTGCCCGGCCCCACCAACTGGCCCCTGCTGGGCAGCCTGCCGGACGTCCTCTGGAAAGGGGGGCTCAAGAAGCAGCACGAGACGCTG GCTGATTACCACCGGAAATTTGGGAAGATTTTCCGCATGAAGCTGGGCGCCTTTGACTCCGTTCACATCGGAGCCCCCTGCTTGTTAGAAGCTCTGTACCGGAAAGAGAGCGCTCACCCCCAGAGGCTGGAGATCAAGCCCTGGAAAGCCTACCGGGACTACAGAGACGAGGGCTACGGGCTGCTGATCCT AGAAGGAAAAGACTGGCAGAGAGTCAGAAGTGCCTTTCAAAAGAAGTTAATGAAGCCCACAGAAATCGTGAAACTGGATGCCACAGTCAATGAG GTCCTGGTGGATTTCATGCATAGAATAGATGATCTTTGTAACCACAATGGTGAAATTGAAAACATATATTCAGAATTCAACAAATGGTCCTTTGAAA GTATCTGCTTGGTATTGTATGGGAAGAGGTTTGGACTCCTGCAGCAGGATGTGGGAGAAGAAGGCCTGAACTTCATCAAGGCTGTAAAAACG ATGATGGGTACTTTTGGGATGATGATGGTGACCCCAGTTGAACTTCATAAAAGTCTGAACACAAAAGTCTGGCAAGCTCATACCAACGCATGGGACAATATCTTCAAAACAG CCAAGTGTTCAATTGACAGCAGACTGGAGAAATATTCTGCCAATCCCAGTGAAGATTTCCTGTGCGACATTTACTTTGGGAGTCAACTCTCCAAGAAGGAACTGTATGCTGCTATCACAGAGTTCCAGATTGCAGGAGTTGAAACG ACTGCCAATAGTCTACTGTGGGCTCTGTATAACATTTCACGCAATCCACACATTCAACAGAAGCTTTTCCAGGAAATACAGAGTGCAGTGTCTGCTAATGAGAGTCCAAATGCTGAGGACCTGAAGAAAATGCCTTACCTAAAAGCATGTCTGAAAGAATCTATGAG GATAACACCATCTGTGCCATTTACCACTCGCACTCTTGACAAAGAAACAATGCTTGGGGACTATGTGTTACCTGAAGGG ACAGTGTTGATGTTAAACAGTCATGCCTTGGGATCCAATGAAGAGTACTTTAGAGACTGGACTACATTTAAACCGGAGCGTTGGCTTGAGAAGAATATAATAAATCCTTTTGCTCATATTCCTTTTGGCATTGGGAGGAGGATGTGCGTTGGGCGTCGCTTAGCTGAACTACAACTTCATTTAGCCCTTTGCTGG CTTGTTCGCAAATATCAGATTGTTGCAACTGACAATAAGGCAGTAGAAACTCTGCATTCAGGAATACTAATCCCCAGCCGAGAACTTCCCATTGCATTTAGAAGACGATGA